One stretch of Oncorhynchus masou masou isolate Uvic2021 chromosome 9, UVic_Omas_1.1, whole genome shotgun sequence DNA includes these proteins:
- the LOC135546514 gene encoding lebercilin-like protein translates to MGDMSLSLRHHTRGIVQQDDANSQVGAGDVDSSCSSGQSTPSRSSRGYSSTTGSRVDSQGSCTQSDYEEEADTTANRTFALSPNKKPGLGTKTAKTRTQNKGGQWSKKKKNTNLRNRKASLVPPIKPLEGPNQRIRSAHRHRIKELNSQVWELQQQLSGVATENKLLKQLQVRHTVALQRFQDSQSGLPQVLAKHGNEVRGLQELLRKARIRRNSLSRRLRGTEEELLRTKDVLHRLQLLSEDRSLKEREELSHRLALISVDLNRKNKRIQDLERNFELSQISFNRHLATETRKTNEAREMSDYLQAQISLLTQKIKEKERELEIHNIYSHRFPNGWNGKGARETKSVQTDDLSSLPIEAPCQLELEYACSLQHLELEKQKSLSWESFAIDFTDRSDTADTLVDDRGSNNNEDFAEDGELDGDSDKENPQLQGEEDCLAEKAASSPKASGEQTEPFESQVRYTLEDFLNTERANKALESSPRTKRLYKFKETIQNLHSGKPAYTSHTHSLRKSPPRYIKSQARVENLGSGAYEPSFVTLPAEKWQRRDTRGPQPEDGVVRSKKSSLMKELFGQAPITDPIAMQTGRSRVQSTDLDRMSSHHTGDARPVSPGRETKIIFD, encoded by the exons ATGGGAGACATGTCTCTGAGTCTGAGACACCACACCAGAGGCATAGTGCAGCAGGACGATGCTAACTCTCAAGTTGGAGCAGGGGATGTAGACTCAAGCTGCTCCTCAGGCCAGTCCACCCCCTCCAGGTCAAGCAGGGGATACAGCAGTACGACAGGCAGCAGGGTAGACTCTCAGGGGTCATGCACCCAGTCAGACTACGAGGAGGAGGCTGACACTACTGCAAATAGGACCTTTGCCCTCTCGCCAAACAAGAAGCCAGGTCTAGGCACGAAGACAGCTAAAACACGAA CGCAAAACAAGGGAGGGCAGTGGTCCAAAAAGAAGAAAAACACTAATTTAAGGAACCGCAAGGCCTCTCTCGTCCCTCCAATCAAGCCCCTGGAGGGCCCAAACCAGCGCATTAGGTCTGCCCACAGGCACCGCATCAAGGAGCTCAACAGCCAAGTGTGGGAGCTACAGCAGCAGTTGAGTGGTGTCGCCACAGAGAACAAACTGCTAAAGCAGCTCCAGGTCCGCCACACAGTGGCGCTACAGCGCTTCCAAGACTCACAGAGTGGCCTTCCCCAG GTCCTGGCCAAGCACGGCAATGAGGTGCGTGGTCTGCAGGAGCTCCTGCGCAAAGCCCGCATCCGCCGCAACAGTCTGTCCAGGCGTCTGCGTGGAACGGAGGAGGAGCTGCTGCGTACCAAGGACGTTCTGCACAGGCTGCAGCTGCTCAGCGAGGACCGCAgcctgaaagagagggaagagctTAGCCACAGGCTGGCCCTGATCAGTGTGGACCTGAACAGGAAGAACAAGAGGATACAG GACTTGGAAAGAAATTTTGAGCTGAGCCAGATATCCTTCAATCGCCATCTTGCCACAGAAACAAGGAAGACCAATGAGGCCAGAGAGATGTCTGATTACCTCCAGGCACAGATCAGTCTGTTGACCCAAAAAATCAAG gaaaaagagagagaattggAGATCCACAATATCTACTCACATAGATTTCCAAATGGCTGGAACGGAAAAG GGGCAAGAGAAACTAAATCTGTTCAAACAGATgacttgtcctctctccccattGAGGCTCCGTGCCAACTTGAACTAGAATATGCCTGTTCACTCCAGCATCTGGAGTTGGAGAAGCAGAAGAGCTTGAGCTGG GAGTCCTTTGCCATCGACTTCACAGACAGAAGTGACACAGCAGACACGTTGGTGGATGACAGAGGATCAAACAATAATGAAGACTTTGCGG aggatggagagttggatgGTGATTCTGACAAGGAGAATCCTCAGCTTCAGGGTGAGGAGGATTGCCTTGCAGAGAAGGCAGCGAGTTCCCCGAAGGCTTCAGGAGAGCAAACAGAACCGTTTGAAAGCCAGGTCCGGTACACTCTGGAGGATTTTCTGAATACAGAACGTGCCAACAAGGCCCTTGAATCCTCTCCCAGGACCAAACGCCTCTACAAATTCAAAGAAACCATCCAGAACCTACACAGTGGAAAGCCTGCCTATACCAGCCATACCCACAGCCTGAGAAAGAGCCCTCCTAGATACATCAAGAGCCAGGCCAGGGTGGAGAACCTTGGGTCTGGGGCATATGAGCCCTCCTTTGTCACTCTACCAGCAGAGAAGTGGCAAAGGCGTGACACCAGGGGCCCTCAACCGGAGGATGGTGTCGTCCGCAGCAAGAAGAGCAGCTTGATGAAAGAGCTTTTCGGCCAAGCCCCAATCACTGATCCAATTGCCATGCAGACAGGCAGATCCAGAGTTCAAAGTACAGACCTGGACAGAATGTCATCTCACCATACAGGAGATGCTCGCCCAGTCTCACCTGGGAGAGAGACCAAGATCATTTTTGATTGA